A genome region from Hevea brasiliensis isolate MT/VB/25A 57/8 chromosome 7, ASM3005281v1, whole genome shotgun sequence includes the following:
- the LOC110673537 gene encoding G-type lectin S-receptor-like serine/threonine-protein kinase LECRK1, with amino-acid sequence MKLEAFNTIKVHIHNPPCSSLPNAFSGINYHTKSRWKVQSRKKEEDKLTDPFVFARSKIIHTLYDDSSSANNDNSTIYRATLDIDGVLRLYSHSDNRNGELECTSVWAALKNPCQVNSFCGFNSYCTFDDDQPVCRCLPGSEFIDPNQTTLGCRRNYSEASRKSGKENAHHYNITTLENIEAADHPYFQESIKGESSDQETSTTALLKVGIGGNDGKNRTEPIPLKPTIIVIRSEKSVLPEILMTSCLVLFSCISLIVSCLFIYKFRSIRCKRLLENGEDGLTGELKLRLFSYNELKVATNGFKEELGKGSFGAVYKGTLCRGKKLVAVKRLEKLVEEGEREFQAEMRAIGRTHHKNLVRLLGYCAVDLKRLLVYEYMSNGSLADLLFKSSGRLNWNERIRIAIDVAKGILYLHEECETPIIHCDIKPQNILMDDFWTAKIADFGLAKLLMPDQTRTFTVVRGTRGYLAPEWLKNTPISAKADIYSYGIVLLEIVCCRRNMELEASKPEEVILSTCFVAGELEKLVIGEEADKKTLEKMVMVALWCIQDEPALRPSMKSIVLMLEGITDVSIPPCPTAASM; translated from the exons ATGAAATTGGAAGCATTCAATACCATTAAAGTCCACATTCACAATCCTCCGTGTTCTTCACTTCCAAACGCATTCAGTGGAATCAACTACCATACGAAGTCAAGGTGGAAAGTTCAAagtagaaagaaagaagaagacaaACTCACTGACCCTTTTGTATT TGCCCGTTCAAAAATCATCCATACCCTGTATGATGACTCATCATCGGCAAACAATGACAACAGTACAATTTACCGTGCAACTCTAGACATTGATGGTGTTTTACGCCTGTATTCTCATAGTGACAACAGGAATGGTGAACTCGAATGCACATCCGTGTGGGCAGCACTGAAAAATCCTTGTCAAGTGAACAGCTTTTGTGGGTTCAATAGTTATTGCACATTTGATGACGACCAGCCAGTATGTCGTTGTCTTCCTGGTTCGGAGTTCATTGACCCTAATCAAACGACTCTTGGCTGTAGAAGAAACTATTCAGAAGCAAGTCGTAAAAGTGGGAAAGAAAATGCACATCATTATAACATCACCACATTGGAAAATATCGAGGCGGCAGACCATCCTTATTTTCAAGAATCCAT AAAAGGTGAATCATCAGATCAGGAGACGTCCACCACAGCTTTATTGAAGGTAGGCATTGGAGGAAATGATGGCAAGAATAGGACTGAACCTATCCCTTTAAAGCCTACCATTATTGTTATTAGAAGCGAAAAATCAGTGCTGCCTGAAATTCTTATGACTTCTTGTCTTGTCCTATTTTCATGTATTAGCCTTATAGTTTCTTGTTTATTCATTTACAAATTCCGATCCATAAGATGCAAAAGGCTATTGGAAAATGGGGAGGATGGTCTGACTGGGGAGCTTAAATTGCGGTTGTTTTCATACAATGAGCTTAAAGTAGCAACAAATGGCTTCAAAGAAGAGCTGGGAAAGGGTTCATTTGGAGCAGTGTACAAAGGGACTTTATGCAGAGGGAAAAAGCTTGTTGCAGTGAAGAGGCTAGAGAAGTTAGTGGAAGAAGGTGAAAGGGAGTTCCAGGCAGAGATGCGAGCAATAGGAAGAACTCACCACAAGAACTTAGTCCGGTTGTTGGGATACTGTGCCGTGGATTTAAAAAGACTTCTGGTTTATGAATATATGAGCAATGGCTCCCTTGCAGATCTACTATTCAAGTCTTCAGGAAGGTTAAATTGGAATGAGAGAATAAGAATTGCAATTGATGTTGCGAAAGGGATCCTTTATTTACATGAAGAGTGTGAGACTCCCATCATTCATTGCGATATAAAACCACAGAACATATTGATGGATGATTTTTGGACTGCTAAGATAGCTGATTTTGGGTTGGCAAAATTGCTGATGCCAGATCAAACAAGGACTTTCACAGTTGTGAGGGGAACCAGGGGGTATTTAGCACCAGAATGGCTAAAGAACACGCCAATTTCAGCTAAGGCAGACATCTACAGTTATGGAATTGTGCTCTTGGAAATTGTTTGCTGCAGAAGGAATATGGAGCTTGAAGCATCAAAACCAGAAGAGGTTATTCTATCAACTTGTTTTGTTGCTGGAGAGTTGGAGAAGCTTGTAATTGGGGAAGAAGCTGACAAGAAGACCTTGGAAAAAATGGTGATGGTGGCGCTGTGGTGTATTCAGGATGAACCAGCTCTCCGTCCTTCAATGAAGAGTATAGTTTTGATGTTAGAAGGGATCACTGATGTATCAATTCCTCCATGTCCAACCGCTGCATCCATGTAA